A section of the Suncus etruscus isolate mSunEtr1 chromosome X, mSunEtr1.pri.cur, whole genome shotgun sequence genome encodes:
- the LOC125999441 gene encoding ETS translocation variant 1, with protein sequence MDGFYDQQVPYLVPPSQRGRNCNEKPTNVRKRKFINRDLAHDSEELFQDLSQLQETWLAEAQVPDNDEQFVPDYQAESLAFHGLPLKIKKEPHSPCSELGSACSQEQPFKFSYGEKCLYNVSAYDQKPQVAMRPSNPPTPSSTPVSPLHHASPNSAHTPKPDRVFPAHLPSSQTIQDSSYPMDHRFRRQLSEPCHSFPPLPTMPREGRPMYQRQMSEPNIPFPPQGFKQEYHDPVYEHNSMVGGTASQSFPPPLMIKQEPRDFAYDSEVPSCHSIYMRQEGFLTHPSRTEGCMYEKGPRQFYDDTCVVPEKFDGDIKQEPGMYREGPTYQRRGSLQLWQFLVALLDDPSNSHFIAWTGRGMEFKLIEPEEVARRWGIQKNRPAMNYDKLSRSLRYYYEKGIMQKVAGERYVYKFVCDPEALFSMAFPDNQRPLLKTDMERHINEEDTVPLSHFDESMAYMPEGGCCNPHPYNEGYVY encoded by the coding sequence ATGGATGGATTTTATGaccagcaagtgccttacttggtACCCCCTAGTCAGCGTGGGAGAAATTGTAACGAGAAACCAACAaatgtcaggaaaagaaaattcattaaCAGAGATCTGGCTCATGATTCAGAAGAACTCTTTCAAGATCTAAGTCAATTACAGGAAACATGGCTTGCAGAAGCTCAGGTACCTGACAATGATGAGCAGTTTGTACCAGACTATCAGGCTGAAAGTTTGGCTTTTCATGGCCTACCACTGAAAATTAAGAAAGAACCCCACAGTCCCTGTTCAGAACTCGGTTCAGCCTGCAGTCAAGAACAGCCCTTTAAATTCAGCTATGGAGAAAAGTGCCTGTACAATGTCAGTGCCTATGATCAGAAGCCACAAGTGGCAATGAGGCCCTCCAACCCCCCAACACCATCTAGCACTCCAGTGTCTCCACTGCACCATGCATCTCCGAACTCAGCTCACACACCGAAACCTGACCGTGTATTCCCAGCTCACCTTCCTTCATCGCAGACCATCCAAGACAGCAGCTACCCCATGGACCACAGATTTCGCCGCCAGCTTTCTGAGCCTTGTCATTCCTTTCCTCCTTTGCCAACAATGCCAAGGGAAGGACGACCCATGTACCAACGACAGATGTCTGAACCAAACATTCCCTTTCCACCCCAAGGCTTTAAGCAGGAATATCATGATCCCGTGTATGAACACAACTCTATGGTTGGTGGTACTGCCAGCCAAAGCTTTCCCCCTCCGCTAATGATCAAACAAGAACCCAGAGATTTTGCATATGATTCAGAGGTACCTAGCTGCCACTCCATTTATATGAGGCAAGAAGGTTTTCTGACTCATCCCAGCAGAACAGAAGGCTGTATGTATGAAAAGGGTCCCAGGCAGTTTTACGATGACACCTGTGTTGTCCCAGAAAAATTTGATGGTGACATCAAACAAGAGCCAGGGATGTATCGGGAAGGACCCACGTATCAGAGGAGAGGATCACTTCAACTCTGGCAGTTTCTGGTAGCTCTACTTGATGACCCTTCCAATTCTCACTTTATTGCCTGGACTGGGCGAGGCATGGAGTTTAAGCTGATCGAACCTGAAGAGGTGGCCCGACGTTGGGGCATTCAAAAAAACAGACCGGCTATGAACTATGATAAACTTAGCCGTTCACTCCGCTATTATTATGAGAAAGGAATCATGCAAAAGGTGGCTGGAGAGAGATACGTCTACAAGTTTGTGTGTGATCCCGAAGCCCTTTTTTCCATGGCCTTTCCTGATAATCAGCGCCCACTACTGAAGACAGACATGGAGCGTCACATCAACGAAGAGGACACAGTTCCACTCTCGCACTTTGATGAGAGCATGGCCTACATGCCTGAAGGGGGGTGCTGCAACCCCCACCCCTACAATGAAGGCTATGTGTACTAA